The genome window ACATCTTCGAGCCGTTTATCACCCACTCGTCGCCGTCCTTCTCGGCGCGCGTCGCGACCGAGGTCACGTCCGAGCCCGCCTGCGGCTCCGAGATGGCCGAGCCCATCACCGCGTCGCCCGCGGTCACCTCCGGAAGCACGCGCTCCTTCTGCTCCTCGGTGCCGAACTCCATCAGCGCCTCCGCGCCGAAGCCGGCGCTGGAGATGCAGAGCCCGATCCCGGGGTCGGCCGCGAACAGCTCCTCGGTGAGGATCGCGTTCTCCAGCGAGGAGTAGCCGATCCCGCCGTACTCGACCGGGACGTGCGGCGCGAGCAGCCCCATGTCGGCCGCCTTCTCCATCACCTCGTGGGGGTACGCCTCGTCGACGTCGTACTCGGTCGCCACCGGCCGGATCTCCTCGTCGGCGAACTTCCGCACCTCCTCGCGCAGCTGCTTCTGTTCGTCCGTTAGCTGGAACTCCATACGCGGACGATCAGGAACGAGCGTGATAATCGTTAGCGAACGCTCGACAATCCGCGAGGAGTTGTTCGTTTAGGAACCGTCCGCCGGGTACTCGCGCTCCTCGCGCACCTCGTAGTGGCGCGCGCGGTCGTCGTACCGCTTCAGCACCTCGCGAGCGGCGTCCGGGACGTGCGCGTCCCGGTACTCCTCGCCGGCGAACGACTTCACTGACTCCAGCGAGTCGAACCGCAGGATCGTGACGAACTCGACCTCGTCGCCGTCGGCGTCGCGGCGGAGCACTCGGGCGCCCCGGTACCCCTCGTTGTCGGCGTCCGCGAAGTCGGGAAGGATCTCCTCCCGGAGCAGCCGCTCGTACTCGTCGGCGTTCGCCGGCGTCGTCCACCCGTGCCAGATCCTGTCGATCATCGTCGTTCGGCGACCCCGGTCACCGTCCGCTTGGCGGTCCCGATCATCGACCCTCCACGAACGACGCGATCCGGTCGGTCGCCTCCTTCAGTTCGCCCATCGAGGTCGCGTACGAGACGCGGAGGTGTCCCTCGCCCCCCTCGCCGAAGACGGAGCCGGGGACGACCGCGACGCCCTCCGCCTCCAGCAGCGCCTCGGCGAACGCCTCGTCGTCGCCGCCGCACTCGGGGAAGGCGTAGAAGGCGCCGCCCGGCTCGAACGTGTCGAGGCCCATCTCGTTGAACCGGGAGACGACCAGCCGCCGGCGGCGGTCGTACTCCTCGACCATCTCCGTCACCTCGTCGTCGCAGCGGTCCAGCGCCTCGATGGCCGCGTACTGCGGCGTCGTCGGCGCGGACAGCATGGTGTACTGGTGGATGCGGTTCATCGCGTCGATCGCCTCCGCGGGGCCCAGCGCGTAGCCCAGGCGGAGCCCGGTCATCGCGTACGCCTTCGAGAAGCCGTTGACGACGACGGTGCGCTCGCGCATTCCCGGCTGGGTGGCGATCGAGTTGTGGTCAGTCTCGTAGGTGAGCGCGGAATAGATCTCGTCGGCGACCACTCGGAGGTCCTCGTCGCGGCAGAACGCGGCGACCTCGGCCAGCTGCTCGTCGGTCATCGTCGCGCCGGTCGGGTTGTTCGGGTAACAGAGGACGAGCAGGTCGGCGTCGCCGGCGCCCGCCGCCTCCAGCGCCTCGCGGGTGAGCGCGAAGTCGTCCTCTGCGCGCGTGGGGACCGTCAGCTGCTCGCCGCCCGCCAGTTCGATCCCCGGCCCGTAGGAGATGTACGTCGGCTCGTGGACCGCGACGGTGTCGCCGGGGTCGACCAAGGCCCGGAACGCGAGGTCGACCGCCTCGCTCGCGCCGGTGGTGACGAGCACCTCCGACTCCGGGTCGTACGACTGGTCGTAGCGCTCGTGGTGGTCGGCGATCCGCTCGCGGAGCGCCGCCATCCCGCGGTTCGCGGTGTAGGAGGTCTTCCCGCGTTCGAGCGAGTCGATCGCGGCGGTGCGGGCGGTCCACGGGGCCGAGAAGTCCGGCTCCCCGACGCCGAGCGAGATGACGTCGTCGCGCGCCTCCGCGAGCTCGAAGAACTTCCGGATCCCGGACTCGGGGAGGGTTCGCGCGCGGTCCGACAGTCTCATGGCGACACGGAGAGGCGGTCGTCGTCGTCGCCGTCCTCGAACCGGATCCCCCCGTCCTTGTACGTCTCCATGATGTAGTGAGTCACCGTCTGGGTGACCTCCGGCATGGGCGCGACCTGCTCGGAGATGAACTCGGAGACGTCCTGCATGTTCTCGCCGAGCACCTCGACGGCGAAGTCGTAGTCGCCGGACACGAGGTGTAAGGCGTCGACCGCGGGGAACTTCGCGATCCGGTCGGCCACCTGCTCGTACCCCGTTTCGCGGTCGAGCT of Halorubrum trapanicum contains these proteins:
- a CDS encoding antibiotic biosynthesis monooxygenase — translated: MIDRIWHGWTTPANADEYERLLREEILPDFADADNEGYRGARVLRRDADGDEVEFVTILRFDSLESVKSFAGEEYRDAHVPDAAREVLKRYDDRARHYEVREEREYPADGS
- a CDS encoding Lrp/AsnC family transcriptional regulator, encoding MDAEREVLDVLARNAREDIDDIAAQTGLDAAAVADAIDALEAKNVVHGYQAVVDWDRVDEGKIRAVVEINVELDRETGYEQVADRIAKFPAVDALHLVSGDYDFAVEVLGENMQDVSEFISEQVAPMPEVTQTVTHYIMETYKDGGIRFEDGDDDDRLSVSP
- a CDS encoding pyridoxal phosphate-dependent aminotransferase translates to MRLSDRARTLPESGIRKFFELAEARDDVISLGVGEPDFSAPWTARTAAIDSLERGKTSYTANRGMAALRERIADHHERYDQSYDPESEVLVTTGASEAVDLAFRALVDPGDTVAVHEPTYISYGPGIELAGGEQLTVPTRAEDDFALTREALEAAGAGDADLLVLCYPNNPTGATMTDEQLAEVAAFCRDEDLRVVADEIYSALTYETDHNSIATQPGMRERTVVVNGFSKAYAMTGLRLGYALGPAEAIDAMNRIHQYTMLSAPTTPQYAAIEALDRCDDEVTEMVEEYDRRRRLVVSRFNEMGLDTFEPGGAFYAFPECGGDDEAFAEALLEAEGVAVVPGSVFGEGGEGHLRVSYATSMGELKEATDRIASFVEGR